One Microbacterium sp. zg-B96 genomic region harbors:
- the dapF gene encoding diaminopimelate epimerase, whose protein sequence is MPQTLPFTKGHGTGNDFVIFADPDGAIDLSDDQVAVLCDRRFGIGADGILRVVRSAALPDGLDAAAAGAEWFMDYRNADGSVAEMCGNGIRAYTRYLVDRGLADLPEGGHLDIGTRAGVKRVTRSDDGFEVDLGLWRAEAADVLVRARGLDVARPGQGIDVGNPHVVVALPTHLELDGLDLTVQPILDPAPRHGANIEFVVPADPLVRDGIGAITMRVFERGVGETLSCGTGVAAAALAVRYWAGPAAPNQWRVDVPGGTLGVRVRIDDDGEHVLLSGPATLVFSGEVALA, encoded by the coding sequence ATGCCGCAGACCCTCCCGTTCACCAAAGGTCACGGCACCGGCAATGACTTCGTGATCTTCGCCGACCCGGACGGCGCGATCGACCTCTCCGACGACCAGGTCGCCGTGCTCTGCGATCGACGCTTCGGCATCGGCGCCGACGGCATCCTGCGCGTGGTGCGCTCCGCAGCGCTGCCGGACGGACTGGACGCGGCCGCAGCCGGTGCGGAGTGGTTCATGGACTACCGCAACGCCGACGGTTCCGTCGCGGAGATGTGCGGCAACGGCATCCGCGCCTACACCCGCTACCTCGTCGACCGGGGTCTGGCCGACCTCCCCGAAGGCGGCCACCTCGACATCGGCACCCGCGCCGGCGTGAAGCGGGTCACCCGCTCCGACGACGGGTTCGAAGTGGACCTCGGCCTGTGGCGGGCGGAGGCCGCGGACGTCCTGGTACGAGCGCGCGGACTCGACGTGGCCCGCCCCGGGCAGGGCATCGACGTCGGCAACCCGCACGTCGTCGTTGCGCTTCCCACCCACCTGGAGCTGGACGGACTCGACCTCACGGTGCAGCCGATCCTAGACCCGGCCCCGCGTCACGGCGCGAACATCGAGTTCGTCGTGCCGGCCGATCCGCTCGTGCGGGACGGCATCGGCGCGATCACGATGCGCGTATTCGAGCGCGGCGTCGGCGAAACGCTCAGCTGCGGCACCGGGGTGGCCGCCGCCGCCCTCGCGGTGCGGTACTGGGCAGGACCGGCGGCACCCAATCAGTGGCGCGTCGACGTGCCAGGCGGCACGCTCGGCGTGCGGGTGCGCATCGACGACGACGGCGAGCACGTGCTGCTGTCGGGACCGGCGACCCTCGTCTTCAGCGGCGAGGTCGCGTTGGCCTGA
- a CDS encoding methyltransferase, which produces MGNDHYFSASPSSSDDLRRVRVTLAGRDVEVTTAGGVFSPGHVDSGTEVLLANTPPPPPGGHLLDLGCGWGPIALSLAIDAPHATVWAVDVNERALDLVRRNAETLGLDNVNAVLPDDVPDDVMFRTIRSNPPIRVGKNVLHGLLQHWIPRLGERSDAWLVVQRNLGSDSLQRWLDATFADGYSVHRAATGRGFRVIKVRRHGSTPTAEITLP; this is translated from the coding sequence ATGGGGAATGATCACTACTTCAGTGCGTCCCCGTCCAGCTCCGATGATCTTCGCCGTGTCCGGGTGACCCTTGCCGGACGCGATGTGGAGGTCACCACAGCGGGCGGGGTATTCAGTCCGGGGCACGTGGATTCGGGCACCGAAGTGCTGTTGGCCAATACCCCGCCGCCACCACCGGGCGGGCATCTGCTCGATCTCGGCTGCGGCTGGGGCCCCATCGCGCTGTCTCTCGCCATCGATGCGCCGCACGCGACCGTGTGGGCCGTCGATGTCAACGAGCGCGCCCTGGATCTCGTGCGCCGCAACGCCGAGACGTTGGGGCTCGACAACGTCAACGCCGTGCTTCCCGACGATGTTCCCGACGACGTGATGTTCCGCACCATTCGCTCGAACCCGCCCATCCGGGTCGGCAAGAACGTGCTGCACGGCCTGCTGCAGCACTGGATCCCGCGCTTGGGCGAACGCAGCGACGCGTGGCTCGTGGTGCAGCGCAACCTGGGGTCCGATTCGCTGCAGCGCTGGCTGGATGCCACGTTCGCCGACGGCTACAGCGTGCACCGGGCGGCGACCGGCCGCGGATTCCGGGTCATCAAGGTGCGCCGGCACGGGTCGACGCCGACGGCCGAGATCACCCTCCCCTGA